From the genome of Cognaticolwellia beringensis, one region includes:
- a CDS encoding MFS transporter → MKITNKYLVETIVFFSYVLFAMAWVGGTASMQSIMLSLDVHSLASASFISGAVTLAKIVGTFIAAWIAIKLGIKYAFFVSSLLITIGLLTPYAPNYELLLLSRFLMGLGGAFMVVYFNPIVLQFFKAEERSTINGINAVAFNIGTAVILWQMGSINDLTGGWQNSLTLFSVISLIVALLWLLVKFEEPDTSTQDINDLPEIYSYREGLKDRFNWIYGLAYSGILAFYICLFTFYPKAGIVQSKWVIGFGIIGTIFGIIYAKKIPLRLPVIRWSGFVVIISTAVFSFSDLYWLQTFAAMVLGFFIFLPVTALVSIPHELPKMTSARITIVFSMFYSISYIISTLILWLFGSLVDMNQGDYTMSFILITALSSTLFIGSYFLPESGLQNKEKEGS, encoded by the coding sequence ATGAAAATCACTAACAAATATTTAGTCGAAACTATTGTTTTCTTTAGTTATGTATTATTCGCCATGGCTTGGGTCGGTGGCACAGCTAGCATGCAAAGCATTATGCTTTCTCTTGACGTGCATAGCTTAGCCTCAGCTAGCTTTATTAGTGGTGCGGTTACCTTAGCTAAAATTGTTGGCACTTTCATTGCTGCATGGATAGCAATAAAACTCGGTATTAAATATGCATTTTTTGTTTCCAGTTTGCTCATCACTATAGGCCTACTCACACCCTATGCACCAAATTATGAATTATTGCTACTAAGCCGATTTTTGATGGGCCTTGGTGGCGCTTTTATGGTGGTATATTTTAATCCCATCGTTTTACAATTTTTTAAAGCCGAAGAGCGTTCTACTATTAATGGTATTAACGCAGTAGCCTTTAATATTGGTACCGCGGTTATATTATGGCAAATGGGCAGTATTAATGATCTAACGGGAGGATGGCAAAACAGCTTAACACTTTTCTCTGTTATCAGCTTAATTGTTGCCCTGCTTTGGCTTTTAGTTAAATTTGAAGAGCCTGATACATCAACACAAGACATCAATGACTTACCGGAAATTTATAGTTACCGAGAGGGCTTAAAAGACCGTTTTAACTGGATTTACGGTTTAGCCTATTCCGGCATTTTAGCGTTTTACATATGTTTGTTCACCTTTTACCCCAAAGCGGGCATTGTGCAAAGCAAATGGGTAATAGGCTTCGGTATTATCGGCACTATATTCGGTATCATTTATGCTAAGAAAATACCGTTACGTTTACCCGTTATTCGTTGGTCTGGCTTTGTGGTTATTATCAGTACGGCTGTATTTTCGTTTAGCGATCTGTATTGGTTACAAACGTTTGCGGCTATGGTGTTAGGTTTTTTTATTTTCTTGCCAGTAACCGCGCTTGTTTCTATTCCACACGAATTACCAAAAATGACGTCCGCACGAATCACCATAGTATTTAGTATGTTTTACTCAATCAGCTACATAATATCGACACTGATTTTATGGCTATTCGGCAGTTTGGTTGATATGAACCAGGGTGATTACACCATGTCGTTTATTCTGATCACGGCACTGAGTTCAACCTTATTTATCGGTAGTTATTTTTTACCGGAATCCGGTCTACAAAATAAAGAAAAAGAAGGGAGTTAG
- a CDS encoding 3-hydroxybutyrate dehydrogenase: MLNQKVALITGSTSGIGLATAHVLAAQGISLVLHGLLPTHEGKKLANEFSAQYGINAMFDNADLMNVESIECLIRHAIKQMGSVDILINNAGIQHTESAENFPLEKWNAIIAINLSAAFHAVQYALPNMKSNGWGRIINVASVHGLVGSVNKSAYCAAKHGLVGLTKVLALECAEQGITVNAICPGWVDTPLINDQISAIAKKQDITFEAAKYQLVTAKQPLPEMMAPEQIGEFILFLCSDSARSITGSALPMDGAWTAQ, translated from the coding sequence ATGCTTAACCAAAAAGTAGCCTTAATTACGGGCTCAACAAGCGGTATTGGCCTAGCAACGGCCCATGTACTTGCCGCGCAGGGAATAAGCCTTGTTTTACATGGCTTACTGCCTACCCATGAAGGCAAAAAATTAGCGAATGAATTTTCCGCTCAATACGGCATTAACGCTATGTTTGATAATGCAGATTTAATGAATGTTGAAAGTATCGAGTGTTTAATACGTCATGCAATTAAGCAAATGGGCAGTGTTGATATTTTAATTAATAATGCTGGCATACAACATACCGAGTCGGCAGAAAATTTTCCACTTGAAAAATGGAATGCGATTATTGCTATTAACTTGTCGGCAGCGTTTCATGCTGTTCAATACGCTTTGCCCAACATGAAAAGTAACGGTTGGGGCCGAATTATTAATGTAGCTTCAGTACATGGGCTTGTTGGTTCAGTTAACAAGTCAGCGTATTGTGCCGCGAAACACGGTTTGGTTGGGTTAACCAAAGTGTTAGCGTTGGAATGTGCTGAGCAGGGCATTACAGTAAATGCTATTTGCCCTGGCTGGGTTGATACACCACTGATTAATGATCAAATTTCTGCTATTGCAAAAAAACAAGACATTACCTTTGAAGCGGCAAAATACCAATTGGTTACCGCTAAACAACCTTTGCCTGAAATGATGGCACCAGAGCAAATTGGTGAGTTTATTTTGTTTCTTTGTAGTGACAGTGCCAGAAGTATCACTGGCTCTGCTTTACCTATGGACGGGGCTTGGACGGCTCAGTAA
- a CDS encoding alpha/beta hydrolase: MRGNVSDDLIPLLKQVNAGLEQAKLSGAAFDPNVIRQNLENLSAYMIPGPEVAQIKDTFITVSEHKIATRIYHPNPEKSLPVLLHFHGGGHMCGSVNLYDPISRELAIATNAIVICIDYRLAPEHPYPAGLDDCQYLLENYQDLLKGYRFSEQLYIAGDSAGGAICTSLVINNIDNAAIKIDKQILIYPSVDYTMSCPSIVDNGQGFLLEADKIRWYFQQYFNLENIELNTSKATSALITAASPLLGEFDSRMPKTLVITAGCDPLRDEGALYAQKAKQAGVSVEHYQFDELIHAYMLLSKLVPEQYHQTYLHIQKFINAE, encoded by the coding sequence ATGCGAGGAAACGTCTCAGATGATTTAATTCCCTTACTCAAGCAAGTTAATGCTGGCCTTGAGCAAGCTAAATTGAGTGGTGCAGCTTTTGACCCAAACGTTATTCGGCAGAACCTAGAGAATTTATCTGCTTATATGATACCAGGACCTGAGGTGGCGCAGATAAAAGACACCTTCATCACGGTTTCAGAACATAAAATTGCGACGCGTATTTATCATCCAAATCCAGAAAAATCTTTACCGGTTTTGCTGCATTTTCATGGTGGTGGTCACATGTGTGGTAGCGTTAATTTATATGATCCCATTAGCCGAGAACTGGCAATAGCCACCAACGCGATTGTTATTTGCATTGATTACCGATTAGCACCAGAACACCCCTATCCTGCGGGGTTAGACGACTGCCAATATTTATTAGAAAATTATCAAGATTTACTCAAAGGTTACCGCTTTAGCGAGCAACTTTATATCGCCGGCGATAGTGCTGGTGGCGCAATTTGTACCAGTTTAGTGATTAACAACATCGATAACGCTGCTATCAAAATTGATAAACAAATATTGATATATCCGAGTGTCGATTACACCATGAGTTGCCCGTCAATTGTCGACAATGGCCAAGGTTTCTTGCTAGAAGCAGATAAAATACGTTGGTACTTCCAACAGTATTTCAATCTCGAAAATATAGAGCTAAACACAAGCAAAGCAACATCGGCATTAATAACAGCAGCGTCACCTTTATTAGGTGAGTTTGATAGCAGAATGCCTAAAACCTTAGTGATAACGGCGGGTTGTGATCCTTTGCGAGATGAAGGCGCTTTATACGCCCAAAAAGCGAAGCAAGCGGGAGTAAGTGTTGAACATTATCAATTTGATGAACTGATACACGCCTATATGTTGCTGTCAAAATTAGTACCTGAGCAATACCATCAAACTTATTTACACATTCAAAAATTTATTAACGCCGAATAG